The following nucleotide sequence is from Podospora bellae-mahoneyi strain CBS 112042 chromosome 1 map unlocalized CBS112042p_1, whole genome shotgun sequence.
CCGGGACAGCCCCTGTCAGACGGACGCGGCCAACAGCCTCGACAAGAGAACAAAGAAAGTCTACTGCGTATAAATAGCCTTGCTGAGTTTTACCCTGGAGTGCTTGTTGATGAACTGGAACTGAGGTTGTATGATGGCGATCACGATAGCCGAATAATGATGATGTGGCTGATTGGGACGAGCCAATTTGGAGAATGCGCTCTTCTGTTCGTTTGTTATTAGCATCCGGCTGTGGGATGCTCAGACGGAGATTTTGCGTTCTTAGAATTTCCGAAATGCCGCTTGCTGGAAGAATACCACAATGCCAACGACTGCGCCCCAATTTGCACTCTCCTTCGGTGGAGATTCTGTTGTTGACGATATTGCAGCTATTCACTGTTGTTTGCTATCACCCGCCTGGTGGCATGTGTCCAATGCTGGGCCTCCAATGGCACTCCCCACGCCGACTCATGCCACAGCTGCATGACGGATGGTGCTCATCAGATGCCACTAGCCACCCTGACAAGCACGACAAGTGACATCAGCGCCAGCCCAAGATGGTCTCGAATCTTGGGCGCGTGTGGCATCCCATCACGTGCTGTCCATCACTCATGTCTCGGTGCGACAGTCGCTCTGTTGAGCTTCGAGTTTCACTCTTgcttgtcctcgtcctctgtGAAAGTCCACAGACTTGGTGTAAGTCCTCAGCAGTGTAGAGTTGTAACCACCTGGGCAGGATGCAAATAACAACAGCCTTTTCGCAACACTTTCTGATTCTACCTTATCCATTGAACTTGTCGGTGTCGGTGTCCCTCAGTGCGCCGAAGAACTTCCTTCTACAGCTTCTAGTCCCCGTAGTGGGGGCCTGTCCCGCACCGTTCAGCCTTGCGGGCAACGGAGCCAAGCATGGATGGCCCCACATTGTCTCCGGATGTCGACCAACGGGATGTTGTCGCGAGGAATACGATGGACGTCTTCTCTGTGGTACATGAGGTGTAGTTAGGGTTGTTAAGGGCTCGCTGGCCATTCTGTGGACAAGCATCATGTACCTCGAGGCTGTAGAAAAATACAGGGATGGAGGCATAATGTCGGTGTTGGATAGGATTTCCCTCCTTACGCGTCGTTTTTCTCTTGGGGACTTTGGATCTACTTGGATTCACACCCCAGCATAGCATCGCCCGTTCGCGGTCAGAGGGGACGGATATAAATCAAGTTGACCTGACTGCCTCAGAGAAATAACAACCCAGACTGTATGCTCCCATCTCTCATCTCAGATTCCGCAGCGCATTCGCCATGATATTCTCCCGAGGCTGGCTTCGGGGCCTCACTGCTTGCCTTCTATCATGTTCCCCTTTATTGACTTtggcctccagctcccacaaACAACAGTGCAAGGCCATCCCCGGCACGCCGGACTGGCCATCACCAGCTTCTTGGAAGCGTCTCAATGAGTCACTCGCCGGACGACTGctacagcctcctcctccaggaGCTGTCTGCCATCCCAAACAGCCGACCTACGACGCCGGAGAATGTCCCAACCTCCTTGCCGACTGGTCAAAACTCGACTACCACCATACCAACCCCGTCTCAACCTACTGGAACAACTGAAGCAATGATACCTGTCTTCCTTATCCGGGTTATCCATGCAGCGGTCAGGGATATCCTCTCTTCGTTGTCAACGCGACCACGGCCCGGCATGTCCAACTAGGTGTTCGGGTTGCAAAGAAACACAACATTCGTCTCGTGGTCAAGAACAAAGGTCATGATTTTATCGGCCGTCTCCAGTGCCCCTAATTCGCTTTCGATTTGGGTTCATAGCCTGAAAGACTGGAAATACCATGGGGAAGGATTCCGTCCTAAGAGGTGCAAGACCACTCTCCCGGGGACATACCTGACAGCAGGCAGTGGCAGCCAAATGTGGGATATCTACACCCGCCTTGACGAAATGAACCAAACCAttgttggcggcggtggcaaaACAGTTGCCCTCGGTGGTTACCTCACCGGCGGTGGGCACTCCTTACTCTCTCCCTACTACGGCATGGCAGCAGACCACGTTGTCGAAATCGAAGCCGTGACCCCATCAGGCGAAGTCATCACAGCCAACTCTTGCCAAAACCAAGACCTTTTCTGGGCCATCCTCGGCGTAAGCCCCTCTTTCCCCATTAACTCACCTCAGCTGACCcattccccccctccagGGCGGCGGCTCAACCTTTGCAATCCCtaccctcttcaccctcaaaacccaccccacccccagcctctcccacctcaacatcctcatcatcacccccctccccaacacctcttccatcatcttccccctccaaGCCTATATAACCTCACAATTCTCCTCTTTATCCACCTCCGGTCTCTCAGGCtacgccttcctcctccccccctccacccccttccatctcttcccccacatcaccaacggcATAGGCGGATTATTCATGTCCTGCGTCGTCCTccaatcctccccctcctccttcccccaagacatcctctccctctggGACCCCATCCTAtcccacatcaacaccaccttccccctctccgccaacaacttcaccaccctcacaaTCCCCACCTCCTACCCTTCCTTCCTTGCCTACTTCGCCGCCCACCACGACACAACCCCCGCCGGCACAAACATCCTCCCCGGCGGCCGCC
It contains:
- a CDS encoding uncharacterized protein (EggNog:ENOG503P083; COG:C), which gives rise to MILSAVSSAPNSLSIWVHSLKDWKYHGEGFRPKRCKTTLPGTYLTAGSGSQMWDIYTRLDEMNQTIVGGGGKTVALGGYLTGGGHSLLSPYYGMAADHVVEIEAVTPSGEVITANSCQNQDLFWAILGGGGSTFAIPTLFTLKTHPTPSLSHLNILIITPLPNTSSIIFPLQAYITSQFSSLSTSGLSGYAFLLPPSTPFHLFPHITNGIGGLFMSCVVLQSSPSSFPQDILSLWDPILSHINTTFPLSANNFTTLTIPTSYPSFLAYFAAHHDTTPAGTNILPGGRLLDAPALTRNLTALSEPYTSLSRGPQPASSIIAAHLVSGPGVHTHPNRFKTSLLPSWRTSYLRVVFGEPFPPLNETAKSEAYARVLGKDEVIKQLAPDTGAYMSEVRHHNLLLHIRLPHPNIRSAFTFGVRGYPIEEKGWQQRLWGENYDRLKRIKRTVDPTDVFWCTPCVGNERWK